Genomic segment of Sinorhizobium meliloti:
TGGTCGCAGAAGTTGCAGATCGACAGGTTTGGAATTGATCCGGCGCGAATGGCAGAATATCAATGGCCGTCAAACTGTTAGGAAAGGTATGGGGGCCTATGCGCAAGATCGTGTTGTTGCTCGCACTCGCTACGCTGGCGGCGTGCTCGCACACCGGGGACCGGGTGGTCGGCGGTGACGGGGATTACTATCATGGTCTAATCCCGCCGAGGTGATCGCCTCCGAGATCATCGTCGCCTCTGCGTGGCCAAATCCAATGCGACCCAAGCGGCGGCGGCTCGCAACGGCAAAACGGAGGCGCTGCGACTGTGCCGCCTCCGTCAGGGGAACCGGTTTATCCACACCTTGAAAACATAGGCGGTTGCGAAATTCCGCGAGCTTCCTTGGCTGGTCCAGGTGCTTAATAGCCTACGCGAACACCGCCGGGGCTCGCGGCGCTGAAATTGGGAACCGGATTCGGTCCGTACCATTGAGCATAGGTCGTGTTGTTTCCGCCGGTGCTGGTGCACCCCGACAGGACGGCAAGCGCCAATAGGGCGGTCAAATATTTGAGGGACATGAACTCTCCGATTCTGCTTCGTCAGACGCGCATAAATTGCGGTATCCCGAGGCGGCAGTCCATCGCTTTCACATTGACTCCTTTGCTTTTTCCTTCGTGAGACGAACGCTGCCGCCTCTCGTCGCATCGATGCCGCGAAAGCCGGCTACATCTTAGGGCGAAATATTCATGCAAGGGGAGAATGCAATGACGGAAAGACCGCGCCTGTTCGGAGCGGACTACAGTGTCTACGTGCGGATCGTGCGGCTGGTGCTGGCCGAGAAGGAGATCGGCTACGAACTCGTCCCCGTCGACATCTTCGCTTCCGAGGGGCCGCCAGCGCACTACCTCGAGCGACAACCCTTCGGCCGCATTCCCGCCTTCGACCATGCAGGCTTCAGGCTTTATGAGACCGGCGCGATAGCGCGCTATGTCGACGAGGTATTCGACGGGAGGCAGCTTCAGCCTCTCGATCCACGGGAACGCGCCCGCTGCAACCAGATCGTCAGCATCGCGGACAACTACGCCTATCCCGCTTTGGTCTGGGGGATCTACGTCGAGCGCGTCTCAAAGCCGGCAAGCGGCGCAGTTGCCGACGAAGCGGTATTCGCTGCAGCGCTGCCGAAAGCAAGGACCTGCCTGAAGGCGATGTCCGATCTCATGGGGGCGTCGCCATGGCTCGCAGGCGAGACCATGTCGCTCGCCGACCTCTATGCCGCCCCGATATTCGATTATTTCCTAAGGGCGCGGGAGGGGCAGGAGATGCTCCGGGAACATGAGAATCTGGCTGCGTGGTGGGCGCGGATCTCGGTGAGGCGCTCGATGGAGGAGACGCGGCCGGCCTAGTCCGAGTTTCCTCTTCCGTGAAGCCCGCGGATAGAACAGCTCAATGCCGAACGATTATATTTCGAACGACGCATAGGACTATTCTCAGCCGCTGCGACTTTGAGAATCCCCCTGCAGAACAGAGATATGGCCGCTTCCAGGGAAGCGGCCATATCTATTACTGCGTCATTTCAGTGGGAGTGCGTCGTAACCAATGGCTGACTACAACTTCCGCCGCCGATCTCAGCTGCACCCGCTCGTGGCGCCGCATGTGTCGCACTTCTCGCACGTGCCGTTTCGCACCATCGTGAAGTTCTGGCACTCGGAGCACATGTTGCCGGTATAGCCCTGCATGATCGAGCGGGCGCGGCGTTCGGCTTCGACCTTCTTTGCCTCGGACTTCGCCGCAGCGGCCTCTGCCGCGGCCTTGTCGGAGAAGAGGGCAGTCACCTCCTGTTCCGCTTCTTCGGCAATCTCCTCGGCGAGTTCGACGGCCCGTTCCTCGTAATCGCGCTTGAAGGCGACGACTTCGGAGGTGGCGGCGGCGATTGCCGGCTCCAGCTTGCGCACGGCATTGCCGGAGATCGAGGTGACGGAAGCGCCGGCCGAGGCGCGGGCCGGGGCGGCCGTCGAAGCCCCCTTCGGTTCGGAGCGCTCGCCCGTGCCGCCGACGATGGACGGCTTGTAGCCGCGGGTCCAGCCGGTGGAGACGAGGTTGGTCTTTCCTTCCTGAATGCCGCGGCCGAGCGCGGTGTTGCTGAAGTCGGAGGTGTCGACATGAGCAAGGTCGTGGCGGCCGAGATAGGAAACGGCAAGCTCACGGAAGACATAGTCGAGGATCGACGTCGCGTTCTTGATCGCGTCATTGCCCTGGACCATGCCGGCCGGCTCGAACTTGGTGAAGGTAAAGGCCTCCACATATTCTTCGAGCGGCACGCCATATTGCAGGCCGAGCGAGATGGCGATGGCGAAGTTGTTCATCATCGCCCGGAAGGCCGCACCTTCCTTGTGCATGTCGATGAAGATCTCGCCGAGGCGCCCATCACCGAATTCGCCGGTGCGCAGATACACCTTGTGGCCGCCGACGATCGCCTTCTGGGTATAGCCCTGGCGACGGTTCGGCAGTTTCTCGCGGGCGCGCACTACCTTCTCGATGACGCGCTCGATGATCTTCTCGGTGACGGCGACCGCCTGGGCGGCTGCCGGCGCCTGCATCAGCTCTTCGATCGCGTCCTCGTCTTCCTCATCCTCGATCAGCGAGGCGTTCAGCGGCTGCGAGAGCTTGGAACCGTCGCGGTAGAGCGCATTCGCCTTCAGCGCGAGCTTCCAGGAGAGCATGTAGGCGTTCTTGCAATCCTCGACGGTCGCCTCGTTCGGCATGTTGATCGTCTTGGAGATTGCACCCGAAATGAAGGGCTGGGCGGCCGCCATCATGCGGATATGGCTTTCGACCGAGAGATAGCGCTTGCCGATCTTGCCGCAGGGATTGGCGCAATCGAAGACCGGCAGGTGCTCTGCTTTCAGGAACGGTGCTCCTTCGAGCGTCATCGCGCCGCAGACATGGATGTTGGCGGCTTCGATGTCCTTTCTGGAGAAGCCCAGATGCTCGAGTAGGTTGAAGTCCATTGAGGCAAGCTGCTCGTCGCTGACCTTCAGCGTCGCCTTGAGGAAATCGGCGCCGAGCGTCCACTGGTTGAAGACGAACTTGATGTCGAAGGCAGCTTTAAGCGCCGCATTGACGGCTTCGATCTTCTCGTCGGTGAAGCCCTTGGCCTTCAACGTCGTCGGGTTGATGGCGGGCGCCTGGTTGAGGTTGCCGTGGCCGACGGCATAAGCCTCCATCTCGGCGATCTGGCTTTCCGAGTAGCCGAGCGTGCGCAACGCCTCGGGAACCGCACGGTTGATGATCTTGAAGTAGCCGCCGCCGGCGAGCTTCTTGAACTTCACCAGGGCGAAATCGGGCTCGATGCCGGTCGTGTCGCAATCCATTACGAGCCCGATCGTACCGGTCGGCGCGATCACGGTGGCCTGAGCGTTGCGGTAGCCGTGCTTCTCGCCGAGCTCGACCGCCTTGTCCCAGGCGCTCTTGGCATGGGCGATCAGGTCCTGGTCCGGGCAATCGCCGTGGACGAGCGCGACCGGGTTGACGGACAGGCCCTCATAACCGGCGGTGTCGCCGTGAGCCGCGCGGCGGTGATTGCGCATGACGCGCAGCATGTTGTCGCGGTTGGGCGCAAAGCCGGGGAAGGGGCCGAGCTTTGCGGAGATCTCGGCCGAGGTGGCATAGGCGACGCCGGTCATGATCGCGGTCAGCGCGCCGGCGATGGCGCGGCCCTCGGGGGAGTCATAGGGAATGCCTGACGACATCAGCAGGCCGCCGATATTCGCATAGCCGAGGCCGAGCGTGCGGTATTCGTAGGAGAGCTCGGCGATCTCGCGGGACGGGAACTGCGCCATCATCACCGAGACTTCGAGAACGACCGTCCAAAGACGGACGGCATGCTCGTAGTCGCCGATATTGATCCGCTTGGTCGCGGCATCCTTGAACTGCATCAGGTTGAGCGAGGCGAGATTGCAAGCCGTGTCGTCGAGGAACATGTATTCCGAGCACGGGTTCGATGCGCGGATCGGGCCTGCAGCCGGGCAGGTGTGCCAGTCGTTCATCGTCGTGTTGAAGTGCAGGCCCGGATCGGCCGAGGCCCAGGCGGCGTGGGAGATCGACTCCCAGAGGTCGCGCGCCTTCAGGGTCTTCATGACGCGGCCGTCCTTGCGGGCGGTCAGGTGCCAATCGCCATCCGCCTCCACGGCGCGCAGGAAGTCGTCCTTGATCGAGACCGAGTTGTTGGAATTCTGGCCGGAAACCGTGAGATAGGCCTCCGAATCCCAATCCGTGTCATAGGTCTTGAACTGGATGTCCTTATAACCCTGCCGCGCGAACTGAATGACGCGTTTGACATAGTTTTCCGGAACCAGCGCCTGCTTGGCGGCGCGGATCTCGCGCTTCAGCGCCGGGTTCTGCTTGGGATCGAAGCAGGCATCGTCGCTGCCGTCGCAATTGATGCAGGCCTTCATGATCGCCTTCAGGTGCTTGGCGACGATCTTCGAGCCGGTGACGAGGGCGGCGACCTTCTGCTCTTCCTTGACCTTCCAGTTGATATATTCCTCGATATCGGGATGGTCGATATCGACGACGACCATCTTGGCGGCGCGGCGCGTCGTGCCGCCCGACTTGATGGCGCCCGCGGCGCGGTCGCCGATCTTCAGGAAGCTCATGAGGCCGGAGGACTTGCCGCCGCCCGAGAGCCTTTCGCCTTCGGCGCGCAGATGCGAGAAGTTCGAGCCGGTACCGGAGCCGTATTTGAAGAGGCGCGCCTCGCGCACCCAGAGATCCATGATGCCGCCCTCGTTGACGAGGTCGTCCGCGACCGACTGAATGAAGCAGGCGTGCGGCTGCGGGTGTTCGTAGGCAGACTTGGACTTCGTCAGCTTGCCGGTGAAGGGATCGACGTAGAAGTGGCCCTGGCCGGGGCCGTCGATGCCATAGGCCCAGTGGAGGCCGGTGTTGAACCATTGCGGCGAGTTCGGAGCAACGCGCTGGGTGGCGAGCATGTAGGCGAGCTCGTCACGGAAGGCGCCGGCGTCCTCTTCCGTGTCGAAATAGCCGCCCTTCCAGCCCCAATAGGCCCAGGTGCCGGCCAGGCGATCGAAAACCTGGCGGGCATCGGTTTCGGAACCGTACTGCTCTTCCTTCGGCAGCGCCTTCAGCGCGTCGGCGTCCGGAACCGAGCGCCAGAGGAAGGACGGCACGTCGTTTTCCTCGACGCGCTTCAGTTTTGCCGGCACGCCGGCCTTGCGGAAATATTTCTGGGCGAGAATATCGGCGGCGACCTGCGAGAACTGCGCTGGCACGTCGATATCCGCAAGGCGGAAGACCACGGACCCGTCCGGGTTCTTGATCTCACTCGTCGCCTTGCGGAACTCAATCTCGGCATAGGCGGATTGCCCTGCCTTTGTGAAACGACGCTCGATCTTCATTGTCCCGTCCTTTGTTGCCATGCGCTAAAGCGCAGTTAACCTCGCCCGGCCGCGATGGATCTCGCAGCCAGCCTGAAAATTTCTGTCGATGTGAGGAAACCCAGCTCCTGGGTAACCCTGTATCTTGTGATGATGCTGGCTGCAAACACTAAATATAGTATTAACAGGCTCTTTACGCCAGCTCGAAATGCCGCTTTGGCGACCCAAATTTCGCGCAAAATTCCGCCACTGCAGCCGCTCGGGCTCATTCGCCCGGGCCGCATGTCGGAACCGACGATTTGGGGGTGTGAACCGGCCTCTGAACTTCCCGGTCCGCCGCCGTCGCAACGTGAAATCCATTAACCGTGAATCGCCTCGGGGCGTCAAGGGGTGGTTTGTGACGGAAGTTTGGGCGCTATATCTTGTGTGGGTCGACTGTGGAAAACGGGGACATCGATCAATCCGTTGAAAAACAGGGACTTCCACCGCTTGCCTGCGAAGATGAGCTAGCGGCAGGCCGAAATTCAAATTTTTATGGATGAAAAAGCGGGTAAAAGACGTGGCCCAGCGCTACTCGCGATTGCGAATCAGGTGGGTGTGTGAAGCGGCGCGTTTGGTGATTCGGATGCGATGATCTTGCTGCCCCCCTGGCCTGCCAGAGGGGCTCAACAAGAAGACCTCGGCGATGGCCACGCCTAGCCCACGCGTTTCTGCAGTTCCCTGGCGCCGTTCGGCGCGTTGACCTTGCCTGAGGAGATGAAGAAGGCAAAGACGTCGCGAGGTGCCGTCTCGGGCTTGCGTTCCGACGCAGCTTTCTCCAGGTCGTCCGGCTCACCGCCGGCGGCAAAGGACTTCAGCCGCTCGGCCCAGCGATCGAGATCCTTCGGCGGATAGCAGGTCTTCACCTCGTCGCTGCCCTTCTGCAGCCGTGCATAGACGAAATCACTCGTGACATCGGCGATCATCGGGTAGTCCGCATGCTCGGCAAGAACGACGGCCACCTTGTATTTTTCAATGAGCTTGACGAAGTCCGGAACCTGGAAGCTGGGGTTGCGGACCTCGACCACGTGGCGGAGCTTAAGGCCGTCCTGCTTATCCGGCAGGAGCTTCAAGAATCCCTCGAAATCCTCCGCGTCGAATTTCTTGGTCGGCGCGAACTGCCAGAGAATGGGACCGAGGCGGTCGCCGAGTTCCGTCAGTCCTTGGGTCAGGAACCGCTCCATGGATTCACCGGCTTCGGACAGGACCCTGCGATTGGTCACGAAGCGGCTCGCCTTCAGCGAAAAAATGAAGCCGTCGGGAACATCCGACGCCCACTTGGCAAAAGTCGCCGGCTTCTGTGAGCTGTAATAGGTGCCGTTGACCTCGATCGTCCGCAATTCCTTGCCGGCGAATTCGAGCTGCCGCTTCTTCGGAAGATCGTCCGGATAGAAGGTGCCTTCCCAGGGTTCGAAGTTCCATCCGCCGATGCCGATGCGGATTTGTCCCGAATTTGCCATCCTCTTCCTCCTCGATGCTCGCTCAGACGCGCAAAACCGCTGTAGCCGGGGCGAATCAGAGACGCCACCCGATTTCCCGAGGCGTCCGGCCCGGCCACATCACTCCGCCGCAACCACCTTTTTCACTGGCCGGCGCTCCAGAAGCTCCTTCAGGAACTGGCCGGTATAGGAGCGCTGCTCCTTCACGACCTCTTCCGGCGTCCCCTGCGCAATGACCTCGCCGCCGCCGTCGCCGCCTTCCGGGCCGAAGTCGATGATCCAGTCGGCCGTCTTGATGACTTCGAGATTGTGCTCGATGACCACCACGGAGTTACCCTGATTGACCAGCTCATGCAGAACTTCAAGAAGCTTGGCTACGTCGTGGAAATGCAAGCCTGTTGTCGGCTCGTCGAGAATATAGAGCGTGCGCCCGGTTGAGCGTTTCGACAGCTCCTTGGCGAGCTTGACGCGCTGGGCTTCGCCGCCTGAAAGCGTGTTCGCCTGCTGGCCAATCTTGATATAGCCGAGGCCCACCTGGTTCAGTGTCACCAGCTTGTCGCGCACCGCCGGAACGGCCGCGAAGAACTCGACGCCTTCCTCCACCGTCATGTCGAGCACATCGGCGATCGACTTGCCCTTGAAGTGAACGTCCAGGGTCTCGCGATTGTAGCGCTTGCCGTGACAGACGTCGCAGGTGACGTAGACATCCGGCAGGAAGTGCATCTCGATCTTGATGACGCCGTCCCCCTGACAGGCCTCGCAGCGGCCGCCCTTGACGTTGAAGGAGAAGCGGCCCGGCTGGTAGCCGCGCGCCTTTGCTTCCGGCAGCCCGGCAAACCAGTCGCGAATGGGCGTGAAGGCTCCGGTATAGGTCGCCGGGTTGGAGCGCGGCGTGCGGCCGATCGGCGACTGGTCGATGTCGATCACCTTGTCGATATGCTCGAAGCCGTCGATCCGGTCGTGTTCGGCCGGATTTTCGCGCGCGCCCATGACGCGGCGGGCGGCAGCCTTGTAGAGCGTCTCGATCAGGAAAGTGGACTTGCCCCCGCCCGATACCCCGGTGACGGCGGTGAAGACACCGAGCGGGATCGATGCGGTCACGTTCTTCAGATTGTTGGCGCGCGCGCCGACGACGGTGACTTCCTTCTTCTTCTTCGGTTTGCGCCGTTCGCCGGGCACGGCAACGGAAAGCTCGCCGGAGAGATATTTCCCCGTCAGCGATTTCGGATTGGACATGATATCGGAAGGGGTCCCTTCCGCAATGACCTCGCCACCGTGAATGCCGGCCGCCGGGCCGATGTCGACGACGTAATCGGCCGTGAGGATCGCATCCTCGTCATGCTCCACGACAATGACCGTGTTGCCGATGTCGCGCAGATGCCTCAGCGTATCCAGAAGGCGGGCATTGTCGCGCTGGTGAAGGCCGATCGAGGGCTCGTCGAGAACATAGAGAACGCCCGTCAACCCTGAGCCGATCTGCGACGCGAGCCGGATGCGCTGGCTTTCTCCGCCCGAAAGCGTCCCGGAATTGCGCGAAAGGCTCAGATATTCGAGGCCGACGTCGTTCAGGAAGCGCAGGCGCTCGCGGATCTCCTTGAGGATGCGCACGGCGATCTCGTTCTGCTTCGTGCTGAGATGCTCGGGCAAGACCTCGAACCAGTCGCGTGCGGCGCGAATAGACATATCGGAAACCTCGCCGATATGCAGCGCGTGGATCTTGACGGCAAGCGCTTCCGGCTTCAGCCGGTAACCGGCACAGGCGGGGCAGGGCGCCGCCGACATATAGCGCTCGATCTCCTCGCGCGCCCAGGCGCTGTCGGTCTCTTTCCAGCGGCGTTCGAGATTCGGCACGATGCCCTCGAAGGTTTTCGTCGTGTTGTAGGATCGGGCGCCGTCCTGATAGTGGAAGGTGATCTTGTCCTTCGTGCCGTGGAGAATCGCGTCCTGTGCTTCCTCGGAAAGCTCGCTCCAGCGGCTGCCGAGCTTGAAGCCGAAAACCGTGCCGAGGGCCTCGAGCGTCTGGTTGTAGTAGGGCGAGGTGGATTTCGCCCAGGGCGCGATGGCACCGTCCCTGAGGGTGCGGTTCGGCTCCGGAACGATCAGCGCCTCGTCGATCTTCTGCTGGCTGCCCAGCCCGTCGCAGGTCGTGCAGGCTCCGAAGGGATTGTTGAAGGAAAAAAGCCGCGGCTCGATCTCGGGAATGGTGAAACCCGAGACGGGACAGGCGAACTTCTCGGAAAACAGAACTCGCTCATGCGTTTCGTTCAGCGACTTGTTGGCCGAGCCGCCGGCGGAGGTCTCTTCCGGAGGCAGGGGGCGGTCGGCGAATTCGGCGATCGCCAAGCCGTCGGCGAGCGTAAGGCAGGTTTCGATACTGTCGGCGAGACGGGTTCCGATATCGGGCCGCACCACGACACGGTCGACGACCACGTCGATGTCGTGCTTGTATTTCTTGTCGAGCGCCGGCACGTCGGCAATCTCGTAAAATTGCCCGTCTACCTTTACGCGCTGGAAGCCCTTCTTCATCAGTTCGGCGAGTTCTTTTCTGTACTCGCCCTTGCGCCCGCGCACGAGCGGGGCCAGCATATAGAGGCGCGTCCCCTCGCCGAACTCCAGCACCCGGTCGACCATCTGGCTGACGGTCTGGCTTTCGATCGGCAGGCCCGTGGCGGGAGAATAGGGCACGCCGACGCGCGCGAAGAGCAGGCGCAGATAGTCGTAGATTTCGGTAACGGTTCCGACAGTCGAGCGCGGGTTGCGCGACGTGGTCTTCTGCTCGATCGAGATCGCCGGCGAGAGCCCGTCGATCTGATCGACGTCGGGCTTCTGCATCATTTCGAGGAACTGACGCGCATAGGCCGAAAGGCTCTCGACATAGCGCCGCTGGCCCTCGGCGTAGATCGTGTCGAAGGCAAGCGAGGATTTTCCGGAGCCCGAAAGGCCGGTCATCACGATCAGCTTGTTGCGCGGCAGATCAAGGTCGATGCCCTTGAGATTGTGCTCGCGAGCGCCGCGAATGGAGATGGTCTTGAGTTCGCTCATCGGAAGGCCAGCTTTGTATGTCGGTTGAAAGCCCCCTATGTAATGACGGCCGCGCCCATGTCGAGGCGCAATCGGCAAAAGAGGCGGTTCAATTGCGATTCGGTTGACAGGATCATAGAGGAATACTAGAACAAAAAAAGAACAAACTCTGCCATATCCACGCCAAATCAGCTGTGGATTATGCGCGATACGGGGCGTATCGGCGGCGGCGGGCCGCTAAGGTGTTCGCACATGAGACATTGGAAAGCCGGCCGAGCGGTCCGGCGGCAGAAACGGGAAAAGCGATATGGCTGGTAGCGTCAACAAGGTGATCTTGATCGGAAACGTCGGGGCCGACCCGGAAATCCGGCGCACGCAGGACGGCCGGCCGATCGCCAACCTCAGAATTGCCACCTCCGAGACCTGGCGCGACCGCAATTCGGGCGAGCGCCGCGAGAAGACGGAGTGGC
This window contains:
- the uvrA gene encoding excinuclease ABC subunit UvrA; translated protein: MSELKTISIRGAREHNLKGIDLDLPRNKLIVMTGLSGSGKSSLAFDTIYAEGQRRYVESLSAYARQFLEMMQKPDVDQIDGLSPAISIEQKTTSRNPRSTVGTVTEIYDYLRLLFARVGVPYSPATGLPIESQTVSQMVDRVLEFGEGTRLYMLAPLVRGRKGEYRKELAELMKKGFQRVKVDGQFYEIADVPALDKKYKHDIDVVVDRVVVRPDIGTRLADSIETCLTLADGLAIAEFADRPLPPEETSAGGSANKSLNETHERVLFSEKFACPVSGFTIPEIEPRLFSFNNPFGACTTCDGLGSQQKIDEALIVPEPNRTLRDGAIAPWAKSTSPYYNQTLEALGTVFGFKLGSRWSELSEEAQDAILHGTKDKITFHYQDGARSYNTTKTFEGIVPNLERRWKETDSAWAREEIERYMSAAPCPACAGYRLKPEALAVKIHALHIGEVSDMSIRAARDWFEVLPEHLSTKQNEIAVRILKEIRERLRFLNDVGLEYLSLSRNSGTLSGGESQRIRLASQIGSGLTGVLYVLDEPSIGLHQRDNARLLDTLRHLRDIGNTVIVVEHDEDAILTADYVVDIGPAAGIHGGEVIAEGTPSDIMSNPKSLTGKYLSGELSVAVPGERRKPKKKKEVTVVGARANNLKNVTASIPLGVFTAVTGVSGGGKSTFLIETLYKAAARRVMGARENPAEHDRIDGFEHIDKVIDIDQSPIGRTPRSNPATYTGAFTPIRDWFAGLPEAKARGYQPGRFSFNVKGGRCEACQGDGVIKIEMHFLPDVYVTCDVCHGKRYNRETLDVHFKGKSIADVLDMTVEEGVEFFAAVPAVRDKLVTLNQVGLGYIKIGQQANTLSGGEAQRVKLAKELSKRSTGRTLYILDEPTTGLHFHDVAKLLEVLHELVNQGNSVVVIEHNLEVIKTADWIIDFGPEGGDGGGEVIAQGTPEEVVKEQRSYTGQFLKELLERRPVKKVVAAE
- a CDS encoding DUF72 domain-containing protein, which codes for MANSGQIRIGIGGWNFEPWEGTFYPDDLPKKRQLEFAGKELRTIEVNGTYYSSQKPATFAKWASDVPDGFIFSLKASRFVTNRRVLSEAGESMERFLTQGLTELGDRLGPILWQFAPTKKFDAEDFEGFLKLLPDKQDGLKLRHVVEVRNPSFQVPDFVKLIEKYKVAVVLAEHADYPMIADVTSDFVYARLQKGSDEVKTCYPPKDLDRWAERLKSFAAGGEPDDLEKAASERKPETAPRDVFAFFISSGKVNAPNGARELQKRVG
- a CDS encoding vitamin B12-dependent ribonucleotide reductase; translated protein: MKIERRFTKAGQSAYAEIEFRKATSEIKNPDGSVVFRLADIDVPAQFSQVAADILAQKYFRKAGVPAKLKRVEENDVPSFLWRSVPDADALKALPKEEQYGSETDARQVFDRLAGTWAYWGWKGGYFDTEEDAGAFRDELAYMLATQRVAPNSPQWFNTGLHWAYGIDGPGQGHFYVDPFTGKLTKSKSAYEHPQPHACFIQSVADDLVNEGGIMDLWVREARLFKYGSGTGSNFSHLRAEGERLSGGGKSSGLMSFLKIGDRAAGAIKSGGTTRRAAKMVVVDIDHPDIEEYINWKVKEEQKVAALVTGSKIVAKHLKAIMKACINCDGSDDACFDPKQNPALKREIRAAKQALVPENYVKRVIQFARQGYKDIQFKTYDTDWDSEAYLTVSGQNSNNSVSIKDDFLRAVEADGDWHLTARKDGRVMKTLKARDLWESISHAAWASADPGLHFNTTMNDWHTCPAAGPIRASNPCSEYMFLDDTACNLASLNLMQFKDAATKRINIGDYEHAVRLWTVVLEVSVMMAQFPSREIAELSYEYRTLGLGYANIGGLLMSSGIPYDSPEGRAIAGALTAIMTGVAYATSAEISAKLGPFPGFAPNRDNMLRVMRNHRRAAHGDTAGYEGLSVNPVALVHGDCPDQDLIAHAKSAWDKAVELGEKHGYRNAQATVIAPTGTIGLVMDCDTTGIEPDFALVKFKKLAGGGYFKIINRAVPEALRTLGYSESQIAEMEAYAVGHGNLNQAPAINPTTLKAKGFTDEKIEAVNAALKAAFDIKFVFNQWTLGADFLKATLKVSDEQLASMDFNLLEHLGFSRKDIEAANIHVCGAMTLEGAPFLKAEHLPVFDCANPCGKIGKRYLSVESHIRMMAAAQPFISGAISKTINMPNEATVEDCKNAYMLSWKLALKANALYRDGSKLSQPLNASLIEDEEDEDAIEELMQAPAAAQAVAVTEKIIERVIEKVVRAREKLPNRRQGYTQKAIVGGHKVYLRTGEFGDGRLGEIFIDMHKEGAAFRAMMNNFAIAISLGLQYGVPLEEYVEAFTFTKFEPAGMVQGNDAIKNATSILDYVFRELAVSYLGRHDLAHVDTSDFSNTALGRGIQEGKTNLVSTGWTRGYKPSIVGGTGERSEPKGASTAAPARASAGASVTSISGNAVRKLEPAIAAATSEVVAFKRDYEERAVELAEEIAEEAEQEVTALFSDKAAAEAAAAKSEAKKVEAERRARSIMQGYTGNMCSECQNFTMVRNGTCEKCDTCGATSGCS
- a CDS encoding glutathione S-transferase family protein; translated protein: MTERPRLFGADYSVYVRIVRLVLAEKEIGYELVPVDIFASEGPPAHYLERQPFGRIPAFDHAGFRLYETGAIARYVDEVFDGRQLQPLDPRERARCNQIVSIADNYAYPALVWGIYVERVSKPASGAVADEAVFAAALPKARTCLKAMSDLMGASPWLAGETMSLADLYAAPIFDYFLRAREGQEMLREHENLAAWWARISVRRSMEETRPA